In the Acidobacteriota bacterium genome, one interval contains:
- a CDS encoding L-lactate permease encodes MLALLSLLPIAVVGLFLVGLRWPASRAMPISYVTAAGLALLVWQVPPAQVAAASVNGLVVALSLLYIVFGAILLLNTLEESGALGTIRRIFTDITPDRRIQVIIIAWLFGSFIEGAAGFGTPAAVAVPLLVALGFPALGAVMAGMIIQSTPVSFGAVGTPILVGVNTGLSADPAVVSFSSQAGFADWSQFLIMIGTKVALLHTVTGTLVPLFVLALLTRFFGRNRSYREGLQVWKFALFSAFAMTLPYLLAAWLLGPEFPSMFGGLFGLAVVAGAAKKGFLMPAREEYWEFDDRTRWPAEWSGTVQVGGSGGARVELGALRSWLPYLLVAVLLVLTRLRELPFLGWVSSWTITLPNLFGTDITASVRPLYLPGTIFILVCCLTFFLHSMEWTRFRRAWSKSARTMLTASAALVFTVPMVQVFIHSGGGDSGLEKMPIVLADGVAAVAGSAWPFFSPLIGGLGAFVAGSNTVSNMMFSLFQFGVGERVGVDPTWVVALQVVGGAAGNMICVHNVVAASAVVGLVGREGLVLRRTLIPFAYYALFPGALGYSILWTAERGLANAGVVVVLAVWGAAAYLIATHRRG; translated from the coding sequence GTGTTGGCTCTGCTGTCCCTGCTCCCCATTGCCGTAGTCGGTCTCTTCCTGGTCGGCCTCCGTTGGCCGGCCAGCCGGGCCATGCCCATTTCCTACGTCACCGCGGCGGGGCTGGCCCTCCTGGTCTGGCAGGTTCCTCCGGCTCAGGTGGCGGCCGCCTCCGTCAATGGCCTGGTGGTTGCCCTCTCCCTGCTCTACATCGTGTTCGGGGCCATCCTGCTCCTGAACACCCTGGAGGAGAGTGGAGCTCTGGGCACCATTCGCCGCATCTTCACCGATATCACGCCGGACCGCCGGATCCAGGTCATCATCATCGCCTGGCTCTTCGGCTCCTTCATCGAGGGGGCGGCCGGTTTCGGGACGCCGGCGGCGGTGGCCGTGCCCCTCCTGGTCGCGCTCGGTTTTCCCGCCCTGGGCGCGGTGATGGCCGGAATGATCATTCAGAGCACTCCGGTCTCCTTCGGAGCCGTCGGGACCCCGATCCTGGTGGGTGTGAACACGGGACTCTCGGCGGACCCCGCCGTTGTCTCCTTCTCCTCCCAAGCCGGCTTTGCGGACTGGTCGCAGTTCCTGATCATGATCGGAACCAAGGTTGCCTTGCTCCATACGGTGACAGGCACTCTCGTCCCCCTCTTTGTGCTCGCGCTCCTGACCCGGTTCTTCGGCCGGAATCGTTCCTATCGGGAAGGCCTCCAGGTCTGGAAGTTCGCCCTTTTCTCCGCTTTCGCCATGACGCTCCCCTACCTGCTGGCGGCGTGGCTGCTGGGGCCCGAATTCCCCTCCATGTTCGGAGGCTTGTTCGGACTGGCCGTCGTCGCCGGGGCGGCCAAAAAGGGTTTTCTCATGCCCGCGCGGGAGGAATACTGGGAGTTTGACGACCGGACGCGTTGGCCGGCGGAGTGGTCCGGCACCGTCCAGGTCGGGGGCTCCGGAGGCGCCCGGGTGGAATTGGGCGCACTGCGGTCATGGCTTCCTTATCTGCTGGTGGCGGTGCTTCTGGTCTTGACTCGCCTCCGGGAACTTCCGTTTCTGGGCTGGGTCAGTTCCTGGACCATCACTCTGCCGAACCTTTTCGGGACCGATATCACGGCCTCCGTGCGTCCGCTTTATCTTCCCGGGACCATCTTCATTCTTGTCTGTTGCCTGACCTTCTTTCTGCATTCCATGGAATGGACTCGTTTCAGGAGGGCCTGGAGCAAATCTGCCCGGACCATGCTGACAGCGTCCGCCGCTCTGGTCTTCACGGTGCCCATGGTCCAGGTCTTCATCCACAGCGGGGGCGGGGACTCGGGTTTGGAGAAGATGCCCATCGTTCTGGCTGACGGTGTGGCCGCCGTGGCCGGCTCGGCCTGGCCTTTTTTCTCCCCGCTGATCGGGGGCCTGGGGGCGTTCGTGGCCGGCAGCAATACGGTGAGCAACATGATGTTCTCCTTGTTCCAGTTTGGGGTCGGGGAGCGGGTCGGCGTCGATCCCACGTGGGTTGTTGCGCTCCAGGTCGTCGGCGGCGCCGCCGGCAACATGATCTGCGTGCACAACGTGGTAGCGGCTTCGGCCGTCGTGGGGCTGGTGGGCCGCGAGGGCCTGGTGTTGCGCAGGACGCTGATTCCGTTTGCCTACTACGCGCTCTTTCCGGGAGCCCTGGGATATTCGATTCTTTGGACCGCCGAACGTGGCTTGGCCAATGCGGGCGTTGTTGTGGTGCTGGCCGTCTGGGGGGCGGCGGCCTACCTGATTGCGACCCACCGCAGGGGATGA
- a CDS encoding oxidoreductase yields the protein MKDSETLRPVRLIILNPGHFHATLVLKTSYPQVSPEVHVFAPDGPEAVDHVQRVEGFNRRKQDPTRWRQEVCKGPDYLERMLRRRPGNVVVVAGNNRRKTQYINESVQSGLNVLSDKPMCVSHEAWKVLEMAFSTAEEKGLLIYDIMTERFEITTILQRELAQCPHVIGAPVGGDSRDPGIVKDSVHHLFKEVAGQTLIRPEWYFDVEQQGEGIVDVSTHLVDLVFWQGFPGEAVDRSRIQVLAARHWPTVLSREQYGQITGKKDFAPFLRKNLDRDGRLAYFCNGEILLRVDDLHARISVAWDFEAPRGGGDTHFSVIRGTRAHLCILQGKEQGYRPELTIRPAPGADAGLLERGLRRFIEEISDRYPGLALEPWESGWQVSIPDRYRDGHEAHFGEVTSKYLGFLESGSMPQWEITNMISKYYVTTRALEMARADSS from the coding sequence ATGAAAGATTCAGAGACACTCCGCCCCGTCCGACTCATCATCTTGAATCCAGGTCACTTCCACGCGACCCTGGTGCTGAAGACCTCCTACCCCCAGGTGTCGCCGGAAGTGCACGTCTTTGCTCCCGATGGTCCGGAAGCTGTGGACCATGTCCAGAGAGTCGAGGGATTCAACCGTCGGAAGCAGGACCCGACCCGCTGGAGGCAGGAGGTCTGCAAGGGACCCGACTACCTGGAACGCATGTTGAGACGCCGCCCGGGCAACGTGGTGGTGGTGGCGGGAAACAACCGGCGAAAGACCCAGTACATCAACGAAAGCGTTCAATCGGGGCTCAACGTCCTCTCGGACAAACCCATGTGCGTCAGTCACGAGGCATGGAAAGTTCTGGAAATGGCCTTCTCGACAGCGGAAGAGAAGGGACTCCTGATCTACGACATCATGACCGAGCGCTTCGAGATCACGACGATCCTGCAACGGGAACTCGCCCAATGTCCGCACGTCATCGGCGCGCCGGTCGGCGGAGACTCCCGGGATCCGGGAATCGTCAAGGACAGCGTCCACCATCTCTTCAAGGAGGTCGCCGGACAGACTCTGATTCGCCCGGAGTGGTATTTCGACGTCGAGCAGCAGGGTGAGGGGATCGTGGACGTATCCACCCACTTGGTGGACCTGGTGTTCTGGCAGGGGTTCCCCGGCGAAGCGGTCGACCGTTCCCGGATCCAGGTGCTGGCGGCCCGCCATTGGCCCACGGTCCTGAGCCGGGAGCAATACGGACAGATCACGGGCAAGAAGGACTTTGCCCCCTTCCTGCGCAAGAACCTGGACCGGGACGGGCGCCTTGCCTATTTCTGCAATGGTGAGATCCTTTTGCGGGTGGACGACCTTCACGCCAGGATCTCCGTGGCCTGGGACTTCGAGGCGCCCCGAGGAGGCGGCGACACCCACTTTTCGGTGATTCGCGGCACCCGGGCGCATCTCTGCATCCTCCAGGGGAAGGAGCAGGGATACCGGCCCGAGTTGACGATCCGGCCCGCGCCGGGAGCCGATGCCGGATTGCTGGAGCGGGGACTTCGGCGTTTTATCGAGGAAATCTCCGACCGGTATCCGGGCCTGGCCCTGGAACCATGGGAATCGGGTTGGCAGGTGTCTATTCCCGACCGCTACCGTGACGGGCACGAGGCGCACTTCGGAGAAGTCACCAGCAAATACCTCGGTTTCCTGGAATCGGGTTCCATGCCCCAATGGGAGATCACCAACATGATCTCCAAGTACTACGTGACCACCCGGGCCCTGGAGATGGCCCGCGCGGATTCATCCTGA
- a CDS encoding M28 family peptidase: MASRRNRVLYNGTRMPDLTGELQFRLRGHVRFLAGVVGERNSHRYRRLERAREYIEEVFKQSGYRIGHDQYECGGKEYRNVVATVPGAASSDPVLVVGAHYDTALGSPGADDNASGVAVLLELARVLGDESASGSIRCVAFTLEESPHFKTESMGSRVYARRCRRRGDSIRGMISLEMVGYYSDARGSQRHPISLMRWFYPDRGNFIAVAGNYASRHLVRRLSRLLSAHGDLPVEHIALPFVPGVDLSDNWSFWQEGYPALMVTDTAFFRNRHYHRSTDLPETLNYRSMELLVRGMAESLVRI, translated from the coding sequence ATGGCAAGCCGCCGGAACCGGGTTCTCTATAATGGAACCCGGATGCCGGATCTGACGGGTGAGCTTCAATTCAGGTTGAGAGGGCACGTCCGGTTCCTGGCCGGGGTCGTGGGAGAGAGGAATTCCCACCGCTACCGCCGCCTGGAGCGGGCCAGGGAGTACATCGAAGAAGTCTTCAAACAGTCCGGATACCGGATCGGCCACGACCAGTACGAATGCGGCGGAAAGGAGTATCGCAACGTCGTCGCCACGGTTCCCGGAGCGGCCTCCAGCGATCCTGTCCTGGTGGTCGGCGCCCACTACGACACGGCGTTGGGTTCCCCGGGCGCCGACGACAACGCCAGCGGTGTGGCGGTCCTCCTGGAGTTGGCCCGGGTCCTGGGGGACGAATCCGCCTCCGGTTCGATCCGTTGTGTGGCCTTCACGCTGGAGGAGTCTCCCCATTTCAAGACCGAATCCATGGGGAGCCGGGTCTACGCCCGGCGCTGCCGGCGGCGCGGTGATTCGATTCGGGGCATGATCTCGTTGGAGATGGTGGGCTACTACAGCGATGCCCGCGGTTCCCAGCGCCATCCCATTTCGTTGATGCGCTGGTTTTATCCCGACCGGGGGAACTTCATCGCCGTGGCGGGAAACTACGCGTCCCGGCATCTGGTCCGGCGCCTGTCCCGTCTTCTCTCGGCCCACGGGGACCTGCCGGTGGAGCACATCGCCCTCCCCTTCGTTCCCGGCGTCGACCTCTCGGACAACTGGTCCTTCTGGCAGGAGGGCTATCCGGCCCTGATGGTGACCGACACCGCCTTCTTCCGGAATCGGCACTACCACCGTTCCACGGACCTTCCCGAGACCCTGAACTACCGGTCCATGGAGCTTCTGGTGCGGGGAATGGCGGAGTCTCTGGTCCGAATCTGA
- a CDS encoding RraA family protein → MNESSPLPQDVLEMLRQFDTPTICNVIELFDVRPRTSGYMDQRIKAHFPEMPPMVGYATTATYRSSAPPQGADVYDAMEKQLSVLKQRPGPHVIVFQDLDDPSTAATFGEVMCTSYQTFGAVGLVTSGTGRDLDQVRQIGFPVFSSGTNCSHGYCHTLHVDVPVHVGGLTVRPGDLLHGDANGVTNIPGEIAAEVARLCPDFVAAEEVVLDCLRTHGPDLSRLQEARRECRRRIARLAERLTG, encoded by the coding sequence ATGAACGAATCCAGCCCCTTGCCGCAGGACGTCCTGGAGATGCTGAGGCAATTTGACACCCCGACCATCTGCAACGTGATCGAGCTCTTCGACGTGCGTCCCAGGACCTCCGGCTACATGGACCAGAGAATCAAGGCCCACTTCCCCGAGATGCCCCCCATGGTGGGGTACGCGACCACCGCCACCTATCGTTCCTCGGCGCCGCCGCAGGGAGCGGACGTCTACGACGCCATGGAGAAACAACTCTCCGTTCTCAAGCAACGCCCCGGACCCCACGTCATCGTGTTTCAGGATCTGGACGATCCGTCGACGGCGGCCACCTTCGGCGAGGTGATGTGCACCTCCTACCAAACCTTCGGCGCGGTCGGGCTTGTGACCAGCGGGACCGGCCGCGACCTGGACCAGGTCCGGCAAATCGGGTTCCCCGTCTTCAGCAGCGGCACCAACTGCTCCCACGGCTATTGCCACACCCTCCACGTGGATGTGCCAGTGCATGTCGGCGGTCTCACGGTGCGCCCGGGCGATCTGCTCCACGGCGACGCCAACGGCGTGACGAACATACCCGGTGAAATCGCCGCGGAAGTGGCTCGTCTCTGCCCGGACTTCGTTGCGGCCGAAGAGGTGGTGCTGGACTGTCTTCGCACCCACGGGCCCGATCTTTCCAGACTCCAAGAGGCCCGGAGGGAATGCCGGAGGCGCATCGCCCGGCTCGCCGAGCGGCTCACCGGCTGA
- a CDS encoding aldolase/citrate lyase family protein, producing MRKNEILHKLRRGEAVMLACPTPYSSPKLIEMIGLIGFDGVWIDMEHQDYDYDQLFAMGLACRASGMDPLVRMRKGPYWSFFRCLEAGANGIMVPHVCSAAEARDVVRNSRFHPLGQRGMDGVEVASNYGMEAMPEYMASANEETLVSIQIEDKEGVEDIDEILAVEGLDGVMVGPGDLTQSYGVPTQGGHPLILQAVDRVAEACRRHGKWWGIPVASPEAAKPYYEKGARFFVCGAAIIILQRGYQQIWKEFTETFRS from the coding sequence ATGAGAAAGAACGAAATTTTGCACAAACTGAGGCGGGGTGAGGCGGTCATGCTGGCCTGTCCCACTCCCTATTCTTCGCCCAAGCTCATCGAAATGATCGGGCTCATCGGATTCGACGGCGTCTGGATCGACATGGAGCATCAGGACTACGACTACGACCAGCTCTTCGCCATGGGGCTGGCTTGCCGGGCCTCCGGCATGGACCCGCTGGTCCGCATGAGGAAGGGTCCCTATTGGAGTTTTTTCCGCTGCCTCGAGGCGGGGGCCAACGGCATCATGGTTCCCCACGTCTGCTCGGCGGCGGAGGCCCGGGACGTGGTTCGCAACAGCCGCTTTCATCCCCTGGGACAACGGGGAATGGACGGCGTGGAGGTCGCCTCCAACTACGGCATGGAGGCGATGCCCGAATACATGGCGTCCGCCAACGAGGAGACCCTGGTCTCGATCCAGATCGAAGACAAGGAAGGAGTCGAGGACATCGATGAAATCCTGGCGGTCGAGGGTCTGGACGGGGTCATGGTGGGGCCCGGCGATCTGACCCAGAGCTATGGCGTCCCCACCCAGGGAGGGCACCCCCTCATCCTGCAGGCCGTGGACCGGGTCGCCGAGGCCTGCCGCCGCCACGGCAAATGGTGGGGCATTCCGGTGGCGAGTCCGGAGGCGGCGAAGCCCTACTACGAGAAGGGAGCCCGTTTCTTCGTCTGCGGGGCGGCCATCATCATTCTGCAGCGAGGATATCAGCAGATCTGGAAGGAGTTCACCGAAACCTTCCGATCCTGA
- a CDS encoding site-2 protease family protein, whose product MTERSPQDESLSAPVPETPRFKLALLLLLVTLVTTLWAGSFWHISFMMGNGQSAPDTAGFPVWPDLMLGIPYAVSVLAILLAHELGHYLTCRYYGIRATLPYAIPAPWPFPFGTLGAVIRIKSPFRDRRQLFDVGIAGPLAGFVLIVPALIIGLGYSTDFTPPAAGGTTYEFGEPLLFRLAAELFVPAGEDWNINLHPIGWAAWFGMLATGMNLLPIGQLDGGHVVYALLGRRGHRTVSYAALGGLVALGIWCFFGYLCFAVILVFMGLRHPPPSIQTGPLDRRRLLAAVAGLLLLILTFIPTPVRVIDAPL is encoded by the coding sequence GTGACGGAACGTTCTCCCCAAGACGAGAGCCTGTCGGCGCCGGTGCCGGAGACGCCCCGTTTCAAGCTGGCCCTTCTGCTGCTCCTCGTCACCCTCGTCACAACCTTGTGGGCCGGGTCGTTCTGGCACATCAGCTTCATGATGGGCAACGGTCAATCCGCGCCCGACACGGCGGGGTTCCCCGTGTGGCCGGATCTCATGCTCGGAATCCCTTATGCCGTCAGCGTCCTGGCGATTCTCCTGGCTCACGAATTGGGTCACTATCTCACCTGCCGCTACTATGGAATCCGGGCAACGCTTCCGTACGCGATTCCGGCTCCATGGCCTTTTCCTTTCGGCACGCTGGGGGCGGTGATCCGGATCAAGTCACCGTTCCGGGACCGGCGCCAACTGTTCGACGTGGGCATCGCCGGACCTCTGGCGGGATTCGTGCTCATCGTCCCGGCGCTCATCATCGGACTGGGCTATTCCACCGACTTCACTCCACCCGCTGCCGGCGGCACAACCTACGAGTTCGGAGAACCCCTTCTCTTCCGCCTGGCGGCGGAACTCTTCGTTCCGGCCGGTGAGGACTGGAACATCAACCTTCACCCCATCGGCTGGGCGGCGTGGTTCGGGATGCTGGCCACGGGGATGAATCTCCTGCCCATCGGCCAGCTCGACGGAGGCCACGTGGTCTACGCCCTGCTGGGGCGCCGGGGACACCGGACGGTATCCTACGCCGCCCTGGGCGGACTGGTGGCGTTGGGAATCTGGTGCTTTTTCGGTTACCTGTGTTTCGCGGTGATTTTGGTCTTCATGGGCCTGAGGCACCCGCCGCCCAGCATACAGACCGGACCGCTGGACCGGCGTCGCCTCCTGGCTGCCGTCGCCGGCCTTCTGCTGCTGATCCTCACCTTCATTCCGACGCCGGTCAGGGTCATCGACGCGCCGTTGTAG
- a CDS encoding integration host factor subunit beta, with amino-acid sequence MIKQDIVSRVSERVGLTKVRSEEAVDTVLEVLKRALKHGERIELRGFGVFLVKPRKSGIGRNPRTGAVVPIPPGKTVRFKPGKEIRSG; translated from the coding sequence TTGATCAAACAAGATATTGTGTCACGCGTCTCCGAAAGGGTGGGATTGACCAAGGTGAGGTCCGAAGAGGCCGTCGACACCGTGTTGGAGGTGTTGAAGCGCGCCCTGAAGCATGGGGAACGCATTGAGTTGCGGGGCTTCGGAGTCTTTCTGGTCAAGCCGCGGAAGAGTGGCATCGGCCGCAACCCCAGGACGGGAGCCGTGGTCCCCATTCCTCCCGGCAAGACCGTTCGCTTCAAACCCGGGAAAGAAATCCGCTCCGGCTGA
- the dcd gene encoding dCTP deaminase has protein sequence MSIRPDHWIARKALDGMIDPFEESLVGKGTISYGVSSYGYDFRVDRKYKLLQDGAIPVLDPKRTSERCYRDYEGDSCLIPARSFVLCRSYEYFRIPRDILGVCVGKSTYARCGVSVNVTPLEPEWEGRLTMSVINNGPVPVRIHSGEGIAQLLFLRARDVCRVSYADRKGKYQAQREITLSRLQAGRDLA, from the coding sequence ATGAGCATACGGCCGGACCACTGGATCGCTCGGAAGGCGCTTGACGGGATGATCGACCCCTTCGAAGAGAGCCTGGTCGGGAAGGGGACCATCTCCTACGGAGTGTCCTCCTACGGCTACGACTTCCGGGTGGACCGGAAGTACAAGTTGCTTCAAGACGGTGCAATCCCGGTTCTGGATCCCAAGCGGACGTCGGAGCGTTGCTACCGGGACTACGAGGGAGATTCCTGCCTGATCCCCGCCCGGAGCTTCGTCCTCTGCCGGTCCTATGAGTACTTTCGTATTCCCAGGGACATCCTGGGCGTTTGTGTCGGCAAGTCGACCTATGCACGGTGTGGAGTGTCGGTCAACGTCACGCCCCTGGAGCCGGAATGGGAGGGGCGCCTGACCATGTCGGTGATCAACAACGGTCCCGTACCCGTGAGGATCCATTCGGGGGAGGGCATCGCCCAACTCCTCTTTCTTCGGGCTCGCGACGTCTGCCGCGTTTCCTACGCCGACCGGAAAGGCAAGTACCAGGCACAGCGGGAAATCACCCTGTCCCGGTTGCAGGCCGGCCGGGACCTGGCATAG
- the leuS gene encoding leucine--tRNA ligase codes for MQEQYDFRTIESKWQKRWEENREFVVAENRNQPKYYVLEMLPYPSGALHLGHVRNYSLGDSIARFRSMQGFNVLHPIGWDAFGLPAENAAIRHQVPPETWTLKNIERMKQQCRRMGWSYDWRRELATCTPEYYRWNQWFFLRMYDRGLAYRSRGTVNWCEECQTVLANEQVVNGLCWRDDSPVVQKELEQWNFRTTDYAEQLLRDLDQLEDWPERVISMQRNWIGKSVGARVRFRLGGPSGEGIDIFTTRLDTICGATFMVLAPEHPMVKAWLGDDSDGRRLKALLEQVRRQDRSHRTTDDAEKLGAFTGRYAWNPFRGELIPIWVANFVLMEYGTGAIMAVPAHDQRDLEFARKYGLPVRTVIEPVEGAPSAHPDQAFVDPGRLVDSGPFSGLASGEAKRKMAEYAARKGFGEATVSYRLRDWGVSRQRYWGTPIPIVYCSRCGTVPVPEDQLPVMLPRMEGIDLGRSPLAQVPEFVRTACPSCGGAARRETDTMDTFVDSSWYFYRYTDARNSEAAIRPEAVRYWFPVDIYIGGVEHAILHLIYMRFFTKVMRDLGIVELDEPVRTLFTQGMVIKDGAKMSKSLGNVVEPDEIVRKYGADTLRLFIQFCAPPARDLDWNDRGLEGCWRFLGRLWRLLYRFRSEWPEDGVPAAGRASAEFSPQARILQRKLHQTIRKVTSDLERMHQNTAVAAIMELLNSVQEYVDHGRPDRELFHEALTNIALLLAPFAPHFAEEMYSILGHRHGIAAASWPRHDPDLAREETVEFAVQVNGRVRSRIQAPANVASEKMEELALSDERIRGHIEGRHVVKVIVIPKRLVNVVAR; via the coding sequence ATGCAGGAGCAATACGATTTCCGGACGATCGAGTCCAAGTGGCAGAAACGCTGGGAGGAGAACCGCGAATTCGTCGTCGCCGAGAACCGGAACCAGCCCAAATACTACGTTCTGGAGATGCTTCCGTACCCCTCCGGAGCGCTCCATCTCGGCCACGTACGCAACTACTCGCTGGGCGATTCCATAGCCCGGTTCCGATCGATGCAGGGCTTCAACGTCCTGCACCCCATCGGCTGGGACGCCTTCGGACTTCCCGCCGAGAACGCCGCCATTCGCCACCAGGTGCCGCCGGAAACATGGACGCTGAAGAACATCGAGCGGATGAAGCAGCAGTGCCGGCGCATGGGTTGGTCCTACGACTGGCGCCGGGAGCTGGCCACCTGCACCCCGGAGTACTACCGCTGGAACCAATGGTTCTTTCTCCGGATGTACGACCGGGGCCTGGCCTACAGGAGCCGGGGGACCGTCAACTGGTGCGAGGAGTGCCAGACGGTCCTGGCCAACGAGCAGGTGGTCAACGGCCTCTGCTGGCGCGACGACAGTCCCGTGGTGCAGAAGGAACTGGAGCAGTGGAACTTTCGGACCACCGATTACGCCGAGCAGTTGCTCCGGGATCTGGACCAGCTCGAGGACTGGCCGGAACGAGTGATCTCCATGCAGCGCAACTGGATCGGCAAGTCGGTCGGAGCCCGGGTCCGTTTCCGGCTCGGAGGCCCTTCCGGAGAGGGGATCGACATCTTCACCACCCGGTTGGACACCATCTGCGGAGCGACCTTCATGGTATTGGCTCCCGAGCATCCCATGGTGAAGGCCTGGTTGGGAGACGACAGCGACGGAAGACGGTTGAAGGCGCTGTTGGAGCAGGTGCGCCGCCAGGACCGGAGCCATCGCACCACAGACGATGCCGAGAAGCTGGGAGCCTTCACCGGACGCTACGCCTGGAATCCGTTCCGGGGGGAACTGATTCCCATCTGGGTGGCCAATTTCGTGCTGATGGAATACGGGACCGGCGCCATCATGGCCGTCCCGGCCCATGACCAGCGAGACTTGGAGTTCGCCCGCAAATACGGGTTGCCGGTACGGACCGTGATCGAACCGGTTGAAGGAGCGCCTTCCGCCCACCCGGACCAGGCCTTCGTCGACCCGGGCAGGCTGGTCGACAGCGGGCCCTTCTCCGGACTTGCCTCCGGCGAGGCGAAGCGGAAGATGGCCGAGTACGCCGCCCGGAAGGGCTTCGGCGAAGCCACCGTCTCCTACCGGCTCCGGGATTGGGGGGTGAGCCGCCAGCGTTACTGGGGGACCCCGATCCCCATCGTCTATTGCTCCCGGTGCGGGACGGTCCCGGTTCCGGAGGATCAACTCCCCGTGATGCTGCCTCGAATGGAAGGCATCGACCTGGGGCGCTCCCCGCTGGCGCAGGTCCCCGAATTCGTCCGGACGGCCTGCCCTTCCTGCGGCGGCGCGGCCCGGCGGGAAACCGACACCATGGACACCTTCGTGGACAGTTCCTGGTACTTCTACCGCTATACCGACGCCCGCAATTCGGAGGCAGCGATTCGCCCGGAGGCGGTGCGCTACTGGTTTCCGGTCGACATTTACATCGGGGGCGTGGAGCACGCCATCCTCCACCTGATCTACATGCGCTTCTTCACCAAGGTCATGCGCGATCTGGGCATCGTCGAGCTGGATGAACCGGTCCGCACCCTCTTCACTCAGGGCATGGTCATCAAGGACGGCGCCAAGATGAGCAAGTCCCTTGGGAACGTGGTCGAGCCGGACGAGATCGTCCGGAAGTATGGCGCCGACACTCTCCGGCTGTTCATCCAGTTCTGCGCTCCGCCCGCCCGGGACCTGGATTGGAACGATCGTGGACTGGAGGGCTGCTGGCGGTTTCTGGGTCGACTTTGGAGGTTGCTTTATCGATTCCGTTCCGAGTGGCCGGAGGACGGCGTGCCGGCCGCCGGGAGGGCTTCGGCCGAGTTTTCTCCCCAGGCGCGAATTCTGCAGCGGAAGCTTCACCAGACCATCCGGAAGGTGACGAGCGACCTGGAGCGGATGCACCAGAACACGGCCGTCGCAGCCATCATGGAGTTGCTGAATTCGGTGCAGGAATATGTGGACCATGGCCGGCCGGACCGAGAGCTGTTCCACGAGGCGCTGACGAATATTGCCCTGCTGCTGGCCCCCTTCGCTCCCCACTTCGCCGAGGAGATGTATTCCATCCTGGGGCATCGTCACGGGATCGCAGCCGCTTCCTGGCCCCGGCACGACCCCGATCTGGCCCGGGAGGAGACGGTGGAGTTCGCGGTCCAGGTCAACGGGAGAGTCCGTTCCCGGATCCAGGCTCCGGCCAATGTGGCGTCGGAGAAAATGGAGGAACTGGCCCTTTCCGATGAGAGGATCCGGGGGCATATCGAAGGTCGGCACGTGGTCAAGGTGATCGTGATCCCGAAGAGGCTCGTCAACGTGGTGGCGCGATGA
- the lptE gene encoding LPS assembly lipoprotein LptE, which produces MKRVRAALLSFLLPGLVLVFFAGCGYRIASKNRLAPQLRTLAVLPLENETTTFQVEQIFTRSLIHAFVERSSYRLVHDPSQADAVFSGVIFSTTANPVIFRQRAFGSTFLVTLQARVKLQDRRDGRVLYQNDQYLFREQYVINVDVRNFFSELSPALERVARDFSSSVVTTLMEGF; this is translated from the coding sequence ATGAAGCGGGTCCGCGCCGCGCTGCTGTCTTTCCTTCTGCCGGGTCTGGTCCTGGTATTTTTCGCCGGATGCGGTTACCGGATAGCGTCCAAGAATCGGTTGGCTCCCCAGCTCCGGACTCTGGCCGTTCTTCCCCTGGAGAATGAAACCACCACGTTTCAAGTGGAGCAGATCTTCACGCGATCGTTGATTCACGCCTTTGTGGAGAGGTCTTCCTACCGTCTGGTCCACGACCCTTCGCAGGCCGACGCCGTATTCAGCGGAGTCATCTTCTCCACCACCGCCAACCCCGTCATTTTCCGTCAGAGGGCTTTCGGCTCCACCTTCCTGGTCACGCTCCAGGCCCGCGTCAAGCTCCAGGACCGGCGGGACGGACGAGTTCTCTACCAGAACGACCAATACCTCTTTCGGGAGCAGTACGTCATCAACGTCGACGTCCGCAACTTCTTCTCCGAACTGAGCCCGGCCCTGGAGCGCGTGGCGAGGGATTTCTCCTCCAGTGTGGTCACGACTCTGATGGAGGGGTTCTGA